One Penaeus monodon isolate SGIC_2016 chromosome 37, NSTDA_Pmon_1, whole genome shotgun sequence genomic region harbors:
- the LOC119596253 gene encoding macrophage receptor MARCO-like, producing MSRWACSRERCRSHRRPLGNQAQEWKGEDLPVFLPETATKNPEKGSLDPEGCIGVSDDSGMNGVNGEKGGKGEKGLPGAPGFKGFKGEPGIPGMSGAPGPPGPVGNQGVRGEKGNQGLPGVGGPGTPGSPGGLTEEERRIIIDDVSI from the exons atgagtcgctgggcttgctcgagggagAGATGTAGGTCACATAGAAGGCCCTTGGGTAACCAGGcacaggagtggaag GGAGAAGATTTGCCTGTGTTTTTACCAGAAACTGCAACCAAGAACCCCGAGAAAGGTTCCCTTGACCCGGAAGGTTGCATAGGTGTTTCCGATGACAGTGGGATGAATGGGGTTAACGGGGAAAAAGGTGGCAAAGGAgaaaaa GGGCTTCCGGGCGCTCcaggttttaaagggtttaaggGCGAGCCAGGGATCCCAGGCATGAGCGGCGCCCCGGGTCCGCCAGGACCTGTTGGAAATCAAGGTGTTCGTggtgaaaaag GCAACCAGGGTCTGCCGGGAGTAGGGGGACCAGGAACCCCAGGATCCCCGGGAGGTCTTACCGAAGAAGAACGAAGAATCATTATAGATGATGTAAGCATTTAA